Genomic DNA from Buchnera aphidicola (Nurudea shiraii):
GTAAAAATGGTACTATCACTTTAGATACTTTATTTCATATTGCACGTGGTAATTCTATTAAAAATACATTAATACCTGCTTCAGATATGACAAAATGGTTTGATACTAATTATCATTATATTGTTCCTGAATTTACGCGTAATTCAAATTTTAGCTTATCTTGGATTCAATTATTAGAAGAAATTGACGAAGCACTCTTATTAGGTTATCAAGTTAAGCCAATTATTTTAGGTCCATTAACATATTTATGGTTAGGAAAAATTAAAGGTACTCATTTTGAAAAGTTAAGTTTATTAAAAAAAATTATTCCAGTATATCAAAATCTTTTATTAGAGTTAAAAAAAAGAAATATTTTGTGGGTGCAAATAGATGAGCCAATTTTAGTTTTAGAATTACCAGAAGCATGGAAAAAATCTTTTTATTTTGTTTATGAAAGTTTGTTAGGTTACAGTAAAATATTATTAGCTACGTATTTTGGAAGTATTAATCACAATCTTGATGTAATTTGTAAATTGCCTGTACAAGGTCTGCATATAGATCTAGTATCTGGAAAATGTAATTTATCTTTGTTAAATTCGCAAATTTCTGAAGATTGGGTATTATCGTTAGGTATGATAAATGGAAGAAATATTTGGCGTACAAATTTGTCTCAATGGTTTAAAAAATTATCAGAATTTTTAATTTTTAGGAATAAGGTGTGGATAGCTTCTTCTTGTTCATTGCTACATTCCCCTGTAGATGTTAAGTATGAATTATCTTTAGATAAGAAGACCAAGAGCTGGTTTGCTTTTGCTATACAAAAATGTCAAGAATTACGTTTGTTAAAAGACGCGTTAAATAACAATATTATAACTGAAATAGATTTATGGAGTCATCCTGTCCATTTTCGCTCTCAATTCAGTATCAAGAATGATACTTTAATAAAAGATAAATCAAGTAAATTTTTATCACAAGACGATAATAAAAGAAGACATCCTTATTCTATTAGATCAAAAAAACAAAAAATAAAATTGAGCTTACCAATTTTACCTATTACTACAATCGGATCTTTTCCTCAAACAAAAGAAATAAGAAAACTTAGATTTAATTTTAAAAAAGGAAATATAAGTTATGAAGAATATAAAAATGTGTTATGTAAACATATAAGATCAGTTATTTCTTTTCAAGAAAATTTAGGAATAGATGTTTTAACTCACGGTGAATTTGAAAGAAATGACATGGTAGAATATTTTAGTGAACACTTAAATGGTTTTGTATTTACACAAAATGGATGGGTTCAAAGTTATGGTTCAAGATGTGTAAAACCTCCTATTATCGTAGGAGATATTAGTCGATCTAAATCTATTACTACAAAATGGATTACATATGCACAATCTTTAACTAATAAACCAGTAAAAGGTATGTTAACTGGCCCTATAACTATTTTATGTTGGTCTTTTTTGAGAGAAGATGTGTCAAAAGAAAATATAGCTAAACAAATCGCTATAGCTTTGCGAGATGAAGTGTTAGAGTTAGAGAAAAAAGGAATAAATATTATTCAAATTGACGAACCAGCTTTAAGAGAAGGATTGCCTTTACGAAATAGTTTATGGAATCAATATTTATCTTGGGCTATTGAAGCTTTTCGATTAACGTATTTAGGTGTTAAAGATGAAACTCAAATTCACACGCACATGTGTTATTGTGAGTTTAATGATATTATGGATGCGATTGTTTTGTTAGATGTAGATGTTATCACTATTGAAACGTCTCGATCTGATATGGAATTGTTAGAATTTTTTAAAGATTTTAAATATCCTAATGGAATTGGTCCAGGTATATATGATGTGCATTCGCCATCTGTACCGAGTATTGAGTGGATGACCGAATTATTAAAAAAAGCTATTAATTACATTCCAATAAGTAGATTATGGGTGAATCCAGATTGTGGATTAAAAACAAGAGATTGGGAAACTACTCAGTTATCGTTGCAAAATATGGTTAAAGCAGCTAAAATTATTAGGAACGATTATAATTAATAATATGACTAAAAAGACGATGTTTGAAAACATCGTCTTTTTAGTCATATTATTAATTATAATCGTTCCTAATAATTTTTTATATGTTTTGTTAAAGAGTTATAAAAAAATAGGTTTCTTTTATATTAAGAATTATGTTCTTATACTATATTTATATTTACGTTTTATTAACATAAATAATTATTAATTTTGAGTCTAAACGTTTAATGATATTTTAAATATATGTTTAAGTATATTTTGTATTTTAATTTTAAATATAATGTTGTGTTAAATAAAAGATTTAATTATTTATGTTAATAAACATTAAATCTTATTCAATATTTTGACTTTGTTCTCTAATTTGTTCAATTAATACTTTAATTTCTATTACTGATGAATGAATATCGAAATTTGAAGATTTGGAAGATAATGTATTAATTTCTCGATTTAGTTCTTGCATAATAAAATCTAATTTTCTTCCGATAGGTTTATTGTTATCTAATATGGAAAAAGTTTTTAAAATATGCATATCTATTCTGTCTAATTCTTCTGAAATGTCAGTTTTTTGTATTATAAAAAATAATTCTTGATTTAGTCTATTTTGATCAATATCAATTTTTAATTCTTCTATTTTTTCTAAAATTCTTTTTTTTTGATGGTGTTTTATTTTAGTAATATTACTTCTTATAATATTTATATTATGTTTTATAAAAAATAGTTTTTCTTCTATTAGTTTTTTAAGGTGATTACCTTCGTTTTTTCTAAAGTTTAATAGTTTCTTAATGGTTTTTTGAAATAATTTTAAAATTTCAGAAGATATTTTATCTATATTGCTATTTTTTAAATTAATTACTCCTGGCCAATTCAATAAATCGATAATGTTTATTATTCCATCGGGTGCTTTTAATTTTATATATTCGATATACTTCATTAGTTGTTTAATTAAAGTTATATTAATAGAGTGAGTAGAGATAGTATATTTATTCATTTCAAATTGTAAACTACATTCTATTTTACCTCTATTTAAGTTAGATCTAATATATTGACGTAATAAAGGTTCTAATTCTCTAAATTCTTCTGACAATCTAAAATTTGTTTCTAAATAACGATGATTAAAAGAACGAATTTCGAAAGTAGCACATCCCCATGTTTTACTAATTTTTCCTTTTGCATATCCTGTCATACTATATGTCACAGCTTAACTCCGTTAAAATTAGCATGAAAAATTTGGTTTTATATATTTTGCATATTAATGGTTTAACATTTAATGTTTGAAATATCTAATTTGTGTAAAAATCATAGAAATATTATAGTTATTAACTTCTGAAATTATTTCTTGATCTCTAATTGACCCTCCTGGTTGAATTATGCAAGATACACCTTGTTTAGAAATTACGTTGATACTATCTTTAAACGGAAAAAAAGCATCTGATGCTACAACAGATTGTGTTAAATCTATTTTATTATGATTAGCTTTTATTGTAGCAATTTTTACAGCGTCTATTCTACTAGTTTGTCCTGCTCCAATACTAATTACCTTTAAATTTTTTACATATACTATAGCATTGGATTTTAAGTATTTTACAACTTTCAACGCAAATAGGGCATCTTTCATTTCCTGTATATTAGGTATTTTTTTGCTAACTATTTTCCATTTTTTTTCTTTTATATCATTGTAAGAGTTTGTTTGTACTAAGAAGTGATTATTAAAAGACTTAATGTTTAGTACATTGTTATTAATATTTTGATTAAAATATTTTAATATTCGTATATTGTTTTTTTTAGAAAGTATTTTTAAGGATGATTTAGTAATTTTTGGAGCTATAATTAATTCTGCAAATTGTTGATTTATTATTGTTTCTGCTATTTTTTCGTTAAGTCTTCTATTAAAAGCAATTATTCCTCCAAATGCTGAAATAGGATCTGATTTATATGCAGATAAATAAGCATGATAGCAATTTTTTGAAATAGCTACTCCACAAGGATTGTTGTGTTTAACTATAACACATGCTGGTTTTTTAAATTCTTGTACGCAAGACACAGCAACGTTAAAATCAGACACGTTATTATAAGAAAGAGTTTTTCCTTGAATTTGAACGAAATTGTGATTTTTAAATGAATTGACATATAATCCTGCTTTTTGATGTATA
This window encodes:
- the metE gene encoding 5-methyltetrahydropteroyltriglutamate--homocysteine S-methyltransferase, which gives rise to MKVFSHILGFPRIGVNRELKIAQESYWSGKISQDQLLSVGKSLRKKHWKQQFENGIDFISVGDFAWYDHVLGMTMLLGNIPERHQCKNGTITLDTLFHIARGNSIKNTLIPASDMTKWFDTNYHYIVPEFTRNSNFSLSWIQLLEEIDEALLLGYQVKPIILGPLTYLWLGKIKGTHFEKLSLLKKIIPVYQNLLLELKKRNILWVQIDEPILVLELPEAWKKSFYFVYESLLGYSKILLATYFGSINHNLDVICKLPVQGLHIDLVSGKCNLSLLNSQISEDWVLSLGMINGRNIWRTNLSQWFKKLSEFLIFRNKVWIASSCSLLHSPVDVKYELSLDKKTKSWFAFAIQKCQELRLLKDALNNNIITEIDLWSHPVHFRSQFSIKNDTLIKDKSSKFLSQDDNKRRHPYSIRSKKQKIKLSLPILPITTIGSFPQTKEIRKLRFNFKKGNISYEEYKNVLCKHIRSVISFQENLGIDVLTHGEFERNDMVEYFSEHLNGFVFTQNGWVQSYGSRCVKPPIIVGDISRSKSITTKWITYAQSLTNKPVKGMLTGPITILCWSFLREDVSKENIAKQIAIALRDEVLELEKKGINIIQIDEPALREGLPLRNSLWNQYLSWAIEAFRLTYLGVKDETQIHTHMCYCEFNDIMDAIVLLDVDVITIETSRSDMELLEFFKDFKYPNGIGPGIYDVHSPSVPSIEWMTELLKKAINYIPISRLWVNPDCGLKTRDWETTQLSLQNMVKAAKIIRNDYN
- a CDS encoding YicC/YloC family endoribonuclease: MTYSMTGYAKGKISKTWGCATFEIRSFNHRYLETNFRLSEEFRELEPLLRQYIRSNLNRGKIECSLQFEMNKYTISTHSINITLIKQLMKYIEYIKLKAPDGIINIIDLLNWPGVINLKNSNIDKISSEILKLFQKTIKKLLNFRKNEGNHLKKLIEEKLFFIKHNINIIRSNITKIKHHQKKRILEKIEELKIDIDQNRLNQELFFIIQKTDISEELDRIDMHILKTFSILDNNKPIGRKLDFIMQELNREINTLSSKSSNFDIHSSVIEIKVLIEQIREQSQNIE
- the purH gene encoding bifunctional phosphoribosylaminoimidazolecarboxamide formyltransferase/IMP cyclohydrolase; translation: MKKNITIKNVLISVFDKTGIIEFSKALTQKKINLFTTSGTKKILQDVGIKSTDISEYTKIPEIISGRVKTLHHKIYSGVLARLPHDQDLLNYYKIIKMDLIIVNFYPFLKTLKNKNSNYQDIIESIDIGGPTIVRAAIKNYHHIAVITQIKDYNNVIKEINFKNKISYKTRLKLAYSAFQYILEYDCNIANYFSCLQNAIKHSKHNYFPKYLNITLKKKQNLAYGENIHQKAGLYVNSFKNHNFVQIQGKTLSYNNVSDFNVAVSCVQEFKKPACVIVKHNNPCGVAISKNCYHAYLSAYKSDPISAFGGIIAFNRRLNEKIAETIINQQFAELIIAPKITKSSLKILSKKNNIRILKYFNQNINNNVLNIKSFNNHFLVQTNSYNDIKEKKWKIVSKKIPNIQEMKDALFALKVVKYLKSNAIVYVKNLKVISIGAGQTSRIDAVKIATIKANHNKIDLTQSVVASDAFFPFKDSINVISKQGVSCIIQPGGSIRDQEIISEVNNYNISMIFTQIRYFKH